Below is a genomic region from Pseudomonas sp. JQ170C.
CGATGGCGTGCGCATCGCCGATATCGAGGCCCGGCACCCGTCGTTGACGGTGGAGCGGATCGTACGTGCCGGCCAGGTCATCGACCGCGATCCACAACTGACCTTGCTCGCCGGGGACATCGTTGGTGTGTATGCCCTGCGCGAAGCGGTCGGTACGCTGGCGTTGTGGATGGGGCCTGAGATCGACCATCCCGAGTCGTTGTCGTTTCCCACCCGCCAGGTCGACATCGTGCTGACCGCGGCGCAATTCCACGGCAAGACCATTCACCAGGCCAAGGCACAACTGGGCAACGTCCAGGGTTTGGGCTGCTTTGTTAACACAGTCACCCGCCAAGGCTATGAACTGCCGCTGTTGCCCAACACCGTACTGCGCCGTGGCGATGTGATTACCCTGACAGGGCGCACCGCCAGTGTCGAAGCCCTGGCCGAGCGACTGGGACGAATCAGGGAGAGCAGCTACAAGAGCGACATCGCCATGCACGGCCTGGGCATGGTTATGGGTTCGTTGCTGGGGCTGTTGTCGACCCATATCGGCATGATTCCGGTGGAGCTGGGGATCGGCGGCGGGGTGTTGGTCGCAGCGCTGGTCATTGGCTGGTACAACTCGCGCCATCCGGAAATCGGCGCCTTGCCGCCGGCGGCACAGTGGGCGTTCTCCGAGTTCGGCCTGACCGCCTTCGGTGCAGTGGTGGGGCTGTTGGCCGGCCCGGCCGCCATAGCGGCCATGAAGGAGCAGGGCATGGCGCTGCTGTTGTCAGGTGCCGTGGTGACCATCGTGCCGCCGTTGGTGGCGCTGTACTTTGGCCGCTACGTGCTGCGCCTGCACCCGATGATCCTGTTTGGCGCCTTGGCCGGTGCACAGACCGAAGCGGCGTCGATGAACAAGATCATCGAGCAGTCCGGCAGCAATACGCCGGTTATCGGTTTCACTGTCTGCTATGCGATTTCCAACGTTCTGCTGGCGGTGTGCGGACCGATCATTGTCTATGTAGTGGCCGGGTAGCGGCTGTAGTTCTGGCTACACATAATGTTGAAACCAACTTGGCCTTGGATGCATTTATTCCTGGTTTATTGAACTGCCTTAGTGACTCGCCAAAGTAGCATTCAGAAATAATTGCTTACCTGCGTTGAGAAATATTTTTACTAGCCTCAGTGTCTTTCGCACAAGGAGGCGCATGCAATATGCCGATTTATAAACAGAGCATTAAGGGCGCCGGTCAATGGAATGACTGGCGCTGGCAACAGAAGAACGCTGTACGCGACGAACCTGCACTTAACGCGGCCTGCGGTGGTTGGAGCAAAGAAATCTCGGTGCATATTGAGCGCAACTTGCAAACGCGCAAGATGCAAATCACGCCGTACTACATTGA
It encodes:
- the aspT gene encoding aspartate-alanine antiporter; the encoded protein is MFDFLLHALRSTPEIAVFLAIALGVFIGRIHLGSFHLGSVAGALLMGLLIGQIGLEVPSGLKTVFFVLFIYAVGFKSGPEFFGSLNRGTLKLVLVSVMLCATALGCILLMATLYGFDAGFTAGLGAGALTDTAIMGTATSAINQLAIDSAAKAQLNSHMAIAYAITYLFGTIGLIVFVGTVAPKLLGVDLKASARELELALGIANDEDAITVPYTRIVVRAHRVVAGGEADGVRIADIEARHPSLTVERIVRAGQVIDRDPQLTLLAGDIVGVYALREAVGTLALWMGPEIDHPESLSFPTRQVDIVLTAAQFHGKTIHQAKAQLGNVQGLGCFVNTVTRQGYELPLLPNTVLRRGDVITLTGRTASVEALAERLGRIRESSYKSDIAMHGLGMVMGSLLGLLSTHIGMIPVELGIGGGVLVAALVIGWYNSRHPEIGALPPAAQWAFSEFGLTAFGAVVGLLAGPAAIAAMKEQGMALLLSGAVVTIVPPLVALYFGRYVLRLHPMILFGALAGAQTEAASMNKIIEQSGSNTPVIGFTVCYAISNVLLAVCGPIIVYVVAG